The Paenibacillus sp. FSL W8-0426 region ATGACCGGATCACAGAGGTAGGGGATTTTCGATTCCGCCATGAGGGGGATCAGGTGACGGTTTCTTTTACCGCCCAAACGGACTTCGGCAGCTTGACGGAGGAACTGGAGGTGAACGTGAATGTATGAGCAACAAACGTATGAAACGATTTTGAACCGCATGCTGGACCGCGTACCGGAGGGCATCGATAAAAGGGAGGGCAGCATCATTTATGATGCGTTGGCCCCTGCCGCCGTAGAAATGGCGCAGATGTATATCGAGCTGGACGTGAACGCGAATTTGAAATTTGCGGATACGGCTACCGGTGAATACCTGGATCGGGCAGTGGCTTGGTCAGGCATCTCACGTAAACGTGCGACACCGGCACGGTGGGTTGCTTCTTTCAAGAACAGCCAGAATCAGCCGGTGGATGTGGAACTGGAATCCCGGTTTTCCATGGGAACGCGCGTGTATGTGGCCGTGGAGCGGCTAACGGCGGGGCAAGTTGTGCTGGAGTGCGAAACGGCCGGCGCGATGGGCAATGAATACAAAGGAACGCTGCTTCCGATCGATTATATTCCGGATCTGGCCGCTGCGGAAATGGTGCTTCTGCTGGTGCCCGGTGAAGACGAAGAGACGGATCAGTCGCTATATGACCGTTATCAGGACAAGGTATCTCGCCCGGTAACGAGTGCGAACCGCTATCAATATGAGCTGTGGGCGCGAGAAATTGCGGGTGTGGGTAAAGCCCGGGCATTTCCGCTCTGGGATGGTCCCGGAACCGTGAAGGTTGCATTGCTGGGCAATGACATGCGCCGTCCCGCCGAATCGGTGATCGAAGAAGTGCAGACTTATATCGATCCAACCCAAGATGGCATGGGGGAAGGTGCAGCGCCGATCGGCCCTGTCGTTATGGTGGTTGGCGCAGAAGAGATTCCGATCGATGTCGAGGTCAAAGTGACGCTTGCTGCCGGATCTACGCTGGAGGGGATCAAGACCTTGATTCAGGAAGGCGTAACGGCGTATTTGAAAGGGTTGGCCTTCGATGATCCGCTGGTGCGCTGGACCCGAATCGCCAACGTCATCATGGACATTCCGCCCGTGATCGACTACAGTGATTTGCTTATTAACGGAGGGACCAGCAATGTGGACATTGCGCAGGATGCGGTGGCCGTGCTCGGCACGGTGAAGGTGTCATGAGCCGCAAGCCTGACTTGATGACATACCTGCCCCCGCTGTATGAGCAGGTGGTGGAGATGAAGCTGCTTGCCCGGACCGAGGGCGAGGAATTGGGGCAGCTGTTGGATGGCGTGGACAGCGTGCTGGATCAGTTTTATCCCGAGTCGGCGACGTGGGCGCTTGCGAGGTATGAGCAGGACTTGCATATCCCGGTCAATCCGTTGAAGCCCGCGGATCAGCGCCGGTCGGTCATTATTTCGAAGATGCGCGGCAGCGGCAAGGTGTCCGGATCGATGCTGCGCAATGTGGCGCAGGCGTATGAGAGCGGCGGCATCGAGGTGTCCGTTTTGCCAGGGGAGTATGCGATCCTGATTCGCTTCGTGGATACATATGGCTTGCCGCCCAATCTGGATGATCTGAAGGCGGCCATTGAAGAGATCAAACCGGCACACATGAGCGTGGAATTCCATCTGCGCTATTTGACGATTGCCGAAGTCGAAAGCATGACGCTGAGCGAGATCGAGCAGACTCGGCAGGATAAATTCATGGGAGGTGGCGCTTGAAATGAGTGAGCCGAAAACACCGAATCTTGCGTTGAATCAGATCGACCGTTCTTCTCCGGCAACGACGTATTTCGATCTGGACCGATATCTGGATCAGAACTGGGGCAAGGTGGACGATTTTGCAGGCGAGATTAAGGAGCAAGTGGATGAAGTAACAAGTAAGGCGGACGGTCTAAAAGAACGTCTGGATACGGAGCAGCGCAAATCGGTTACGCTGAAGCCAGGGCTTCAGGTGATTGAAGCAGAGCGGGCGTCGGCTTTTAGGCTGGAAGGGCTGAAAGGCCGGACGTTGGTGAATTTGTTGGGGCGTGATGGTGGATTTGAAGGGTACAATAATTGGGCAATCGGGGCTATGTCAGCAAGCCTTGATACGACGACATATGCTGAAGGCAGTACGAGTTCTTTAAGAGTAACTCTCGCGTCCGAAAACAGTAACATCAACCGGACAATCACGACCGTTATCGGAAAAAAATATGTGTTGATTGCTGATGTGAAAAATGTATCCTCTGAGCGAGCGCATGTTTCGATTAATGCTTTAGTTGACGGAAACAAAGTAATGAGTGACTCTTTTGACACCTCGTTTGTTAGTTTCACTGCAACTGCAGCTGCTCACACGATCGCAGTTGTTGGCAGCGGTTCTCCGGGGCAGACTTTCAACGTCGATAACGTACGTTTGTATGAAGTCAGCACTGAAGAGTACAACGCATTGGGCAGCATGACGCCGACACAAGTTAGCGCTAAGTACCCGTATACGGAAATGATAACAGGAGTTAAGAATCCATATGCGATCCGATATGGCGAGAATCTGTTGCCACCGTTTTATGAGTGGACTTCAAATTACACTAATGATAAATGGACAATATGGGGTCCATATACTGCACAGCTCCGCCCTTCGGCCCCGACTTTCGCTATCTCCATGCAGTGTGAAATTACATTAGCACCTAATACTAAGTATACAATAAGCGCCGAACAGACTGATGGGGCAACATTTTCTGTTATTGATATAACGCACAATACCGCATTGGTAGATAACACGACAAATACGACTACGTTCACTACCGGGAGTACCGGGGCCATCCGAGTATACATTTCCTCGTATCTTGCAAGCGGAGGTATCGGAGGAGCGCTGTATACATTTAGAAATTTAATGTTGACTGCGGGTGACAAAGCACACCTGTTCAAACAACGAGAGGATGCCATGCTAGCACTTCAAACGGAGCTGTATGCCGATCCAGCCACCGGAGCCAACCCGGATATGGTGTTTGAGCGGGAGGGGCAGTATTTCAAGTTGGTGAAGTGGCATAAGGTTGTACTGGATGGGAGCAAAATTATAACCCTTATACAAGGGAACAATACTGGGTATAAGACTATTTATCCCAAGGTAGAAGGTGTTAATTATGACTATTTTTCTATGGATGCGGCCGTTGCTGTTAAATCAGACGGGAAAATTTTGAAATGGGGGTCTCACGAAGCAGCTGCAGATGCATGGGCGGTTGATAAACTCAATAAGAACCTTGCTATTTCTGTTTCCGCTGAGGATAGCGGATGGGGAGACGCCTACACACCTACAGCCGATGAGATTAAGGCGTATTTCATGGGATGGCGAATGTATGATGGTTTGGCTGGAGGTACACCT contains the following coding sequences:
- a CDS encoding baseplate J/gp47 family protein, with translation MYEQQTYETILNRMLDRVPEGIDKREGSIIYDALAPAAVEMAQMYIELDVNANLKFADTATGEYLDRAVAWSGISRKRATPARWVASFKNSQNQPVDVELESRFSMGTRVYVAVERLTAGQVVLECETAGAMGNEYKGTLLPIDYIPDLAAAEMVLLLVPGEDEETDQSLYDRYQDKVSRPVTSANRYQYELWAREIAGVGKARAFPLWDGPGTVKVALLGNDMRRPAESVIEEVQTYIDPTQDGMGEGAAPIGPVVMVVGAEEIPIDVEVKVTLAAGSTLEGIKTLIQEGVTAYLKGLAFDDPLVRWTRIANVIMDIPPVIDYSDLLINGGTSNVDIAQDAVAVLGTVKVS
- a CDS encoding putative phage tail protein gives rise to the protein MSRKPDLMTYLPPLYEQVVEMKLLARTEGEELGQLLDGVDSVLDQFYPESATWALARYEQDLHIPVNPLKPADQRRSVIISKMRGSGKVSGSMLRNVAQAYESGGIEVSVLPGEYAILIRFVDTYGLPPNLDDLKAAIEEIKPAHMSVEFHLRYLTIAEVESMTLSEIEQTRQDKFMGGGA